The genomic segment CCAGCGCGGCAACCGTGTGATGCCCGGCCAGCAGCACGGCATTGGACAGGCCGACATAGCCCAGCCCGGCAACGGCAATCTTGGTTCTGGATGTGTCGGGCATGGCTACTCTCTGGTTTGGTGATCCAATAATCCGGTCAGAAACCAGAAATCCCGCGGCGGCGCAAGCGCACGACGTGGCCTGCGCCCTACGACCCGTCGCTTGCCAGCCGCGCGAGATACTCGCCATAGCCGTTCTTACCGAACTGCTTCGCACGATCCAGAAGCGCCTCCCGGCTGATCCAGCCCATGGCAAAGGCGATCTCGTCGGGGCTGCCGGTCTGCAAGCCCTGCCGGCTTGCCAGCGTCCGCACGAAATTCCCCGCATCCAGCAGGCTCGCATGCGTCCCGGTATCGAGCCACGCATAGCCCCGCCCCATCAGCTCGACCGACAACTTCCGGTCCTGCAGGTAGCTTTCCAGAAGCGTCGTGATCTCCAGCTCGCCCCGCGCCGACGGTTTGACCTCCTTCGCCCGCGCCGGGGCGCTGGCGTCGAGAAAATACAGCCCCGTCACCGCATAGCTCGACGGCGGCACCTCGGGCTTCTCGATGATCGCCTTGGCTTGCCCATCCTTGTCGAAATCCACCACGCCATAGCGCTCCGGGTCCGACACGTGATAGCCGAACACCGTGCCGCCCTCGGTCTTCCGGTCGGCCGCGGCCAGAACGTCCGGCAAGCCATGACCGAAAAAGATATTGTCGCCCAGGATCATCGCCGACGGCGCCCCGTCAAGGAACTCTTCCGCCAGGATATAGGCCTGCGCCAGCCCGTCCGGGCTCGGCTGCTCGATATAGGTCAGGCTCACGCCCCAATGCGCCCCATCCCCCAGCATCCGCTTGAACTGCTCCTGGTCATGCGGCGTGGTGATGACCGCGATCTCGCGGATACCCGCCAGCATCAGCACCGTCAGCGGGTAATAGATCATCGGCTTGTCGTAGATCGGCAGAAGCTGCTTCGACACACCCAGCGTGATCGGCCAAAGCCGCGTCCCCGACCCGCCGGCCAGGATGATGCCCTTGCGCTCGGTCATGCCACCTCTCCCAATTCCCTCAGAACCTCGTCCAGCCCGGCACGCCAGTCCGGCGCCTTGATCCCGAAATCCGCTTCGAGGGCCGTGCAATCCAGCCGCGAATTCGCGGGCCGCTTGGCGGGCGTCGGAAACTCCGCCGTCGGGATGCCGGCCAGCGCCACATCCCGCCCGGCCCGCTCGAAGATCGCCTGCGCGAAGCCGCACCAGCTCACCGCCGGCTGCCCCCCGAAATGGTAAACGCCACCGGGCTGACCCTCGCGCATCGCCCCCGCCATCCGCCAAAGCGCATCGGCAATCGCCCGTGCCGGCGTCGGGCATCCCACCTGGTCCTCGACCACCCGCAGGCTGTCCCGCTCCGCCGACAGCCGCAGCATCGTCTTGACGAAATTGTTGCCATGCGCCGAGAACACCCATGCCGTCCGTAGGATCGCATAGGCGCCGCCGGCCGCCGCGATCTCCTGCTCGCCCCGCAACTTGCTCCGCCCATAGGCGTTGAGCGGCGCCACCTTGTCGGTCTCCCGCCACGGCACGTCGCCCGTGCCATCAAACACGTAATCCGTCGAGACATGCAGAAACGGCAGACCCTTTTCCGCCGCCGCCCGCGCCATCGCCCCCGGCGTCTCGCCATTCACCACCGTCGCCAGCGCCTCGGCATCCTCGGCCTTGTCCACCGCCGTGTAGGCCGCGGCATTGATCACGGCCGTCGCGTCCGTTCCACGAATGACCGCCGCGCAGGCCTCCGGGTCCGACAGATCCGCCTCGTCGCGCCCAAGGCACAGCACGTCACCGCCGCCCACCCGCGCCAGCTCGGTCGCCACCTGCCCCGTCTTGCCGAACACCAGAACCGTCATGCTACCCCGCCTTGCCCAGCCGCTCGCCCACACCCTGCCGGCCCTGCAAGGCCCGCCACCAGTCCTCGTTGTCGAGATACCACTGCACGGTAAGCTCCAGCCCCTGCTCCAGCGTCACCGACGGCCGCCAGCCCAGCTCTTCCCGTATCCGCGTCGGGTCGATCGCATAGCGCAGATCATGCCCCGGCCGATCGGCCACGAACTCGATCAGCTCGGCATACGCACCGCCACCCTCACGCGGCCGCTTATCATCCAATATCCCGCAGATCCGCCGCACGATCTCGATATTCTTCGCCTCGTTCTCGCCCCCGATATTGTAGGACCGGCCCAGCGCGCCCTTCTCCAACACCGTCAGCAACGCGTCGGCATGATCCTCGACATACAGCCAGTCGCGCACATTCTCACCCTTGCCGTAAACCGGCAACGGCTTGCCCGCCAACGCATTGAGAATGATCACCGGAATCAGCTTCTCGGGAAAATGATAGGGCCCGTAATTGTTCGAACAGTTCGACAGAACCACCGGCAACCCATAGGTCTCGTGCCACGCCCTCACAAGGTGATCCGACGCCGCCTTCGACGCCGAATAAGGCGAGCGCGGATCGTAAGGCGTCTCTTCCGTGAACTTCCCCGTCGCACCAAGCGAGCCGAACACCTCGTCGGTCGAGATATGGTGAAACCGGAACCCCTCCGGCCGCCCCTGCCCGACCCAATACTTCCGCGCCGCCTCCAGAAGCGTATAGGTCCCGGTCACGTTCGTCTCGATGAACGTCCCCGGCCCGTCGATCGACCGGTCCACATGGCTTTCCGCCGCCAGGTGCATCACCGCATCGGGGCGATGCTCGGCAAACACCCGGTCCAGCGCCGCCGCATCGCGAATATCCGCCTCCTCGAAGGCATAAAGCGGGCTCTCGGCCACCTCCGCCACGTTCTCCAGGCACGCCGCATAGGTCAGTGCATCGAGGTTCACCACCTCATGCCCGCGCCCCGCCGCCAGCCGCACCACGGCCGACCCGATGAACCCCGCCCCGCCGGTCACCAACAGCTTCATGCCGCGCCCTCCCAGACGAACGGGCTGTCAAAATCCTTCAGCAGCGGCGCCTTCGCATCCTTCTCCGACAACACCGCCGCGCCGGCATCCACGCCCCAGTCGATCCCGATCTCCGGGTCGTCGAACCTGACCGCCCCGTCACATTCGGGCGCATAGTAATCGGTGCACTTGTAGATGATCTCGGTATCGGGCGCCCTTGTCGCGAACCCGTGCAGGAACCCCTCGGGAATATAAAGCTGCTTGCCGTTCTCGAAGCTCAGCTCGACCCCGACCCACCGGCCGAAGGTCGGGCTCCCCTTGCGAATATCCACGGCCACGTCGAACAGACAGCCCCGCCCGCACCGCACCAGCTTGCCCTGCGCATGCGGCGGCGACTGGAAATGCAACCCGCGCACCGTGCCCACCTTCGCCGAAAGGGAATGGTTGTCCTGCACGAACTCCGCCTCGATCCCGGCCTCGGCCAGCCGGCGCTTGTTCCAGCTCTCCGAAAAGAACCCCCGCGCATCGCCGTGCCGCTGCGGCGTAAGGACAACGACACCCCCAAGCTCCGTCTGTTTTACCTGCATTTTAGGTCCTGTTTTCGCCCCCTTACGGCTTACCAAGCCGCACGTCGCCTGTCACCCGCAAACGGGGACCCAAATGCCGCTTCATCTGCCTGCGCCCCTGCCAATTGAAGGCAGACCCGACGCTCAAAACGCCCCAATCTGTCCGGCAGGTGCTGACGTCAGACAAGTCAGGAGCGAGCTGTCAGAGCATTCACGCCTTGGATGTGCTCAACAATCTCACGATCACTGAGAAATCGAGACGCCGTCTGCTCGGCACCCTTTCTCAGGCCGTCTATCATCTTTTC from the Roseovarius indicus genome contains:
- the rfbA gene encoding glucose-1-phosphate thymidylyltransferase RfbA, with protein sequence MTERKGIILAGGSGTRLWPITLGVSKQLLPIYDKPMIYYPLTVLMLAGIREIAVITTPHDQEQFKRMLGDGAHWGVSLTYIEQPSPDGLAQAYILAEEFLDGAPSAMILGDNIFFGHGLPDVLAAADRKTEGGTVFGYHVSDPERYGVVDFDKDGQAKAIIEKPEVPPSSYAVTGLYFLDASAPARAKEVKPSARGELEITTLLESYLQDRKLSVELMGRGYAWLDTGTHASLLDAGNFVRTLASRQGLQTGSPDEIAFAMGWISREALLDRAKQFGKNGYGEYLARLASDGS
- the rfbD gene encoding dTDP-4-dehydrorhamnose reductase, with amino-acid sequence MTVLVFGKTGQVATELARVGGGDVLCLGRDEADLSDPEACAAVIRGTDATAVINAAAYTAVDKAEDAEALATVVNGETPGAMARAAAEKGLPFLHVSTDYVFDGTGDVPWRETDKVAPLNAYGRSKLRGEQEIAAAGGAYAILRTAWVFSAHGNNFVKTMLRLSAERDSLRVVEDQVGCPTPARAIADALWRMAGAMREGQPGGVYHFGGQPAVSWCGFAQAIFERAGRDVALAGIPTAEFPTPAKRPANSRLDCTALEADFGIKAPDWRAGLDEVLRELGEVA
- the rfbB gene encoding dTDP-glucose 4,6-dehydratase: MKLLVTGGAGFIGSAVVRLAAGRGHEVVNLDALTYAACLENVAEVAESPLYAFEEADIRDAAALDRVFAEHRPDAVMHLAAESHVDRSIDGPGTFIETNVTGTYTLLEAARKYWVGQGRPEGFRFHHISTDEVFGSLGATGKFTEETPYDPRSPYSASKAASDHLVRAWHETYGLPVVLSNCSNNYGPYHFPEKLIPVIILNALAGKPLPVYGKGENVRDWLYVEDHADALLTVLEKGALGRSYNIGGENEAKNIEIVRRICGILDDKRPREGGGAYAELIEFVADRPGHDLRYAIDPTRIREELGWRPSVTLEQGLELTVQWYLDNEDWWRALQGRQGVGERLGKAG
- the rfbC gene encoding dTDP-4-dehydrorhamnose 3,5-epimerase; the encoded protein is MQVKQTELGGVVVLTPQRHGDARGFFSESWNKRRLAEAGIEAEFVQDNHSLSAKVGTVRGLHFQSPPHAQGKLVRCGRGCLFDVAVDIRKGSPTFGRWVGVELSFENGKQLYIPEGFLHGFATRAPDTEIIYKCTDYYAPECDGAVRFDDPEIGIDWGVDAGAAVLSEKDAKAPLLKDFDSPFVWEGAA